A single window of Archangium gephyra DNA harbors:
- a CDS encoding CHAT domain-containing protein, whose amino-acid sequence MALRKGGFEPKDLEDGFHALLQAPNPKRLEALIGELPVLRAPVFHEEVSRTLAGELPPQVRHRLETFFLLLDKGAHQLRARSLLENGGGRRASVPPPHAPPYFQRLMELLGTHLPPGRIDAPLDPSTDGARIEADVAALTGAPAGLPSYAPTPGSQWGIVLVECMGCGARRAEVRALRIDLTRAPELKEPLEQGRINGRVCPRCRFEMGLPAGIWILERPWPGDILATLACIVRVDAQLSVYLPSSSRERDFSMLRVLEARSRQLLHELEARDAPPEEEPGMQMVAIAYGQDELRTRLRDTPEERQLPALMEGAWAQLALGLESGQMTLEEAQVYARELAGREGRKWPVLLSSVPLDEDGRPLRAVAFAVLTEQLAEQQGLEPLECARFSVQTASALLEAQRPAQAEAALVRAEDWLKRAPEEGEPQRALVVSMVEGCRSDLLIRQGRYEEAAEHRRRSQEALALQRDGSWPHRFDYWRFEAIEALHLRRLGKPDESLAAFSRCIPMLEQLHAEALQHTPPLGRELIAYTRKILSGALANCASVLQEGQAYFSATARNGRSSGLDWVLDYAERLPAWQGEPREPVDEDARRQIAVGRLLTQALTHSRDVQDWVYATAQTGRLKNVMVYFKLRERAEAVTSDWLEVATRASDFDAAAEARFLLGRMAIHRKEGPRALDHFEEAAKFMLRHLVSLGHEGSELLEWAPALVELSFLAVLAGADASRAIMIAESLKAARTAMDVAAGPPEEGARGQQSLLTRLEALSETRERLRLYSFRYAETAPETTRILARLQQLERELGEVRQALAIRGEKYLRWSETANIQLSTAEGMRRRLGELSPRATYLGLSTGHLGIWCHALWKDGCEVALVAWPELPDDMKALENPAELALSRDPEALRGVLARVAELVQAPLQERLELLTPEDHLVISPSREFLGVPFAAVPVAGKLLAERVVISYVQGAGLFEACFDRPRSAVRSALLVGVHEHACYEPLPHARREVLQLERLFQKASRETHSLLEKDATVPAVLAKASAHDVLHFSCHARWWQEGNDRPHLVLSPESGRDSGTLTDWRIMEELKLRPGALINLAACESGRQTGSGTEIRDGLVPAMLLAGAGAVVATLWPIWDAHTPAFQARFYQHLLAGQRPADALTSVLRACIRGELGEALAAPAHWAAFTLHGAG is encoded by the coding sequence ATGGCACTGCGCAAAGGGGGCTTCGAGCCCAAGGACCTGGAGGACGGCTTCCACGCCCTCCTCCAGGCGCCAAACCCCAAGAGACTCGAGGCGTTGATCGGCGAGCTTCCCGTGCTGCGCGCGCCGGTCTTCCACGAAGAAGTCAGCCGGACCCTGGCGGGTGAGCTGCCCCCCCAGGTGCGCCACCGCCTCGAGACGTTCTTCCTGCTGCTGGACAAGGGCGCCCATCAACTCCGGGCCAGGTCTCTCCTGGAGAACGGAGGTGGGCGCCGGGCTTCGGTTCCCCCTCCTCATGCGCCTCCCTATTTCCAGCGGTTGATGGAGCTGCTGGGGACGCACCTGCCACCGGGCAGGATCGACGCGCCCCTGGATCCCTCCACCGATGGCGCGAGGATCGAGGCGGATGTGGCCGCGCTGACCGGGGCTCCGGCCGGCCTCCCCTCCTACGCACCGACCCCCGGCAGCCAATGGGGAATCGTCCTCGTCGAGTGCATGGGCTGCGGAGCCCGGCGCGCCGAGGTCCGGGCCCTGCGAATCGATCTCACCCGGGCCCCCGAGCTGAAGGAGCCGCTCGAGCAGGGGCGGATCAACGGCAGGGTGTGCCCCCGGTGCCGGTTCGAGATGGGCCTTCCCGCGGGAATCTGGATCCTGGAGCGTCCGTGGCCCGGCGACATCCTCGCGACGCTGGCCTGCATCGTCCGTGTGGACGCCCAGCTCTCGGTGTACCTGCCGAGCAGCTCCAGGGAGCGCGACTTCTCGATGCTTCGCGTGCTGGAGGCCCGCTCCCGGCAGCTCCTCCACGAGCTCGAAGCCAGGGACGCCCCCCCGGAGGAGGAACCCGGGATGCAGATGGTCGCCATCGCCTACGGCCAGGACGAGCTGCGCACCAGGCTGCGGGACACGCCAGAAGAACGACAGCTGCCTGCCTTGATGGAGGGCGCCTGGGCCCAGCTCGCCCTCGGCCTCGAGTCCGGACAGATGACGCTGGAGGAGGCACAGGTGTATGCGCGGGAGCTGGCCGGGCGCGAGGGACGGAAGTGGCCCGTGCTCCTCTCTTCCGTTCCGCTCGATGAGGACGGACGTCCCCTGCGCGCCGTCGCGTTCGCGGTCCTCACCGAGCAGCTCGCCGAGCAGCAGGGGCTCGAGCCGCTGGAGTGCGCCCGGTTCTCCGTCCAGACCGCCTCGGCGCTCCTCGAGGCCCAGCGGCCCGCCCAGGCGGAGGCGGCGCTGGTGCGTGCGGAGGACTGGTTGAAGCGCGCTCCCGAGGAGGGAGAGCCCCAGCGTGCGCTCGTCGTCTCCATGGTCGAGGGATGCCGCAGCGACCTCCTGATCCGGCAGGGGCGTTACGAGGAAGCCGCCGAGCACCGGCGCAGATCCCAGGAGGCCCTGGCGCTGCAACGGGATGGGTCCTGGCCGCATCGGTTCGACTACTGGCGGTTCGAGGCGATCGAAGCGCTGCACCTGCGGCGTCTGGGCAAGCCCGACGAGTCACTCGCGGCCTTCTCGCGGTGCATCCCCATGCTCGAGCAGCTCCATGCCGAGGCCCTTCAACACACCCCTCCGCTCGGACGGGAGTTGATTGCCTATACCCGCAAGATCCTGAGCGGGGCGCTCGCCAACTGCGCCTCGGTGCTGCAGGAAGGGCAGGCGTATTTCTCCGCCACCGCCCGGAACGGGCGCTCCTCCGGGCTGGATTGGGTCCTCGACTACGCGGAGCGGCTCCCTGCGTGGCAGGGCGAGCCGCGGGAGCCCGTGGACGAGGACGCGCGGCGCCAGATCGCCGTGGGGCGGCTGTTGACGCAGGCACTGACGCACAGCCGGGACGTGCAGGACTGGGTCTACGCCACGGCCCAGACCGGGCGCCTGAAGAACGTGATGGTGTACTTCAAGCTCCGCGAGCGCGCGGAGGCCGTGACCTCGGACTGGCTGGAGGTCGCGACGCGTGCCAGCGATTTCGATGCGGCCGCCGAGGCCCGGTTCCTCCTCGGACGCATGGCCATCCACAGGAAGGAAGGCCCCCGTGCGCTCGATCATTTCGAGGAGGCCGCGAAGTTCATGCTCCGGCACCTCGTCAGCCTCGGACACGAGGGCTCGGAGCTACTGGAGTGGGCCCCCGCGCTGGTGGAGCTCTCGTTCCTCGCCGTCCTGGCGGGCGCCGACGCCAGCCGGGCCATCATGATCGCGGAGAGCCTCAAGGCCGCACGAACCGCCATGGATGTGGCGGCCGGTCCCCCCGAGGAAGGAGCACGAGGCCAGCAGTCCCTGCTCACCCGTCTGGAGGCACTCTCCGAGACCCGGGAGCGGCTGCGGCTCTACTCCTTCCGTTACGCCGAGACGGCCCCGGAAACGACGCGGATCCTCGCACGGCTCCAGCAGCTCGAGCGGGAGCTCGGCGAGGTGCGGCAGGCGCTCGCCATTCGCGGAGAGAAGTACCTGCGATGGAGCGAGACGGCGAACATCCAGCTCTCGACCGCCGAGGGGATGCGGCGCAGGCTCGGGGAGCTGAGCCCCCGGGCCACATACCTGGGGCTCAGTACCGGGCACCTGGGCATCTGGTGCCATGCGCTCTGGAAGGACGGGTGCGAGGTGGCGCTGGTCGCCTGGCCGGAGCTGCCCGACGACATGAAGGCCCTGGAGAACCCCGCCGAGCTCGCGCTCTCGCGGGACCCGGAAGCCCTGCGTGGGGTGTTGGCGCGTGTGGCCGAGCTCGTCCAGGCTCCCCTTCAGGAGCGGCTGGAGCTCCTGACCCCCGAGGATCACCTCGTCATCTCGCCCTCGAGGGAGTTCCTGGGGGTTCCATTCGCGGCCGTTCCCGTCGCGGGGAAACTGCTCGCCGAGCGGGTGGTCATCTCCTACGTGCAGGGAGCTGGACTCTTCGAGGCGTGTTTCGATCGCCCCCGGTCCGCCGTCCGGTCGGCGCTGCTCGTCGGGGTGCACGAGCATGCGTGCTACGAGCCGCTCCCCCACGCGAGGAGGGAGGTCCTGCAGCTCGAGCGGCTCTTCCAGAAGGCGAGCCGTGAGACGCATTCGCTGTTGGAGAAGGACGCCACGGTTCCCGCGGTGCTCGCGAAGGCCAGCGCCCATGACGTCCTCCACTTCTCCTGCCATGCCCGGTGGTGGCAGGAGGGCAACGACCGGCCCCACCTGGTCCTGAGCCCCGAGTCCGGGAGGGACAGCGGCACGCTCACGGACTGGCGCATCATGGAGGAGCTGAAGCTGCGGCCGGGCGCGCTGATCAACCTCGCGGCCTGCGAGAGTGGGCGTCAGACGGGGAGCGGGACGGAGATCCGCGATGGGCTCGTGCCAGCGATGCTCCTGGCGGGCGCGGGGGCCGTTGTCGCCACCCTGTGGCCCATCTGGGATGCGCACACCCCGGCCTTCCAGGCCCGGTTCTACCAGCATCTGCTGGCGGGCCAGCGTCCGGCCGACGCGCTCACCTCCGTACTCCGCGCCTGCATCCGTGGCGAGCTGGGAGAAGCACTCGCGGCGCCCGCGCACTGGGCCGCCTTCACGCTCCATGGGGCCGGCTGA
- a CDS encoding YqgE/AlgH family protein has protein sequence MQTLAPGLLVATPQLTDSNFRRSVILMLEHSEGGSMGIIINRGASLTLGELAKNQSLAIAPERVNQPVFMGGPVENHRGFVLHNNEHVEEKHEVVPGLFLSLTLDTLGPLLKDPSAHLRFCLGYAGWGAQQLESELSSGSWLYAEASARPVLEGDPGMLWEHTLKSMGVDPAMLLKGKGLN, from the coding sequence GTGCAGACTCTCGCTCCTGGCCTCCTGGTGGCCACGCCACAACTGACGGATTCCAACTTCCGCCGCTCGGTCATCCTCATGCTCGAGCACAGTGAAGGCGGATCCATGGGCATCATCATCAACCGTGGGGCTTCGCTGACGCTGGGGGAGCTGGCCAAGAACCAGTCCCTCGCCATCGCCCCCGAGCGGGTGAACCAGCCTGTCTTCATGGGTGGCCCCGTGGAGAACCACCGCGGCTTCGTCCTCCACAACAACGAGCACGTGGAGGAGAAGCACGAGGTGGTACCCGGCCTCTTCCTGAGCCTCACCCTGGACACGCTCGGACCCCTGCTGAAGGACCCCTCGGCCCACCTGCGCTTCTGCCTGGGCTATGCCGGTTGGGGTGCCCAGCAACTGGAGAGCGAGCTGTCCTCCGGCTCCTGGCTCTATGCCGAGGCGTCCGCCCGGCCCGTGCTAGAGGGGGACCCTGGCATGCTGTGGGAGCACACGCTCAAGAGCATGGGCGTGGATCCCGCGATGCTCCTGAAGGGGAAGGGACTGAACTGA
- the grxD gene encoding Grx4 family monothiol glutaredoxin, whose amino-acid sequence MTPELKARFDEAIRNNKIVLFMKGNAMFPQCGFSARALQILQQHGQVHTVDVLADPEVRQGIKEYSNWPTIPQVFINGKFVGGSDILMELEERGELAEMISGKGA is encoded by the coding sequence ATGACCCCCGAGTTGAAGGCCCGTTTCGACGAGGCCATCCGCAACAACAAGATCGTCCTCTTCATGAAGGGCAACGCGATGTTCCCGCAGTGCGGCTTCTCCGCGCGCGCGTTGCAGATCCTCCAGCAGCACGGGCAGGTGCACACGGTGGACGTGCTGGCCGACCCCGAGGTGCGCCAGGGCATCAAGGAGTACAGCAACTGGCCCACGATTCCCCAGGTGTTCATCAACGGGAAGTTCGTGGGTGGCTCGGACATCCTCATGGAGCTGGAAGAGCGCGGCGAGCTGGCGGAGATGATCTCCGGCAAGGGCGCGTAG
- a CDS encoding response regulator: MSIVNEELPIATGHARSKTQDEDSLKLEPVRGTVLIVEDDPAHRELLVELLTQWGYAPLPVGSAEEAEFAVRNKRMDAAIVDVFLPGRSGTNLMARLREKFPQAVLIGVSAMSDASMARKCKGLGADLFIGKPLAPEKLAQALQSRHTSWH; encoded by the coding sequence CGCACGCTCCAAGACCCAGGACGAAGACAGCCTGAAGCTGGAGCCCGTCCGGGGCACCGTCCTCATCGTCGAGGACGATCCGGCCCACCGCGAGCTGCTGGTGGAGTTGCTCACGCAGTGGGGTTACGCACCGCTCCCCGTGGGCAGCGCCGAGGAGGCCGAGTTCGCCGTGCGCAACAAGCGCATGGACGCGGCCATCGTGGACGTCTTCCTGCCCGGACGCAGCGGCACCAACCTCATGGCCCGCTTGCGCGAGAAGTTCCCCCAGGCCGTCCTCATCGGCGTGAGCGCCATGAGCGATGCGTCCATGGCCCGCAAGTGCAAGGGGCTGGGCGCGGATCTGTTCATCGGCAAGCCGCTGGCCCCGGAGAAGCTCGCCCAGGCGCTCCAGTCCCGGCACACCAGCTGGCACTGA
- a CDS encoding DUF2914 domain-containing protein codes for MATATPRTAEETAPLEPAETPAPVGPLGLVSEAPAALPPENAAGTGRASTLKARVRDFRARHAKWELALFFFASFAYDIATLRRIDNWFVLTKQGLFLGVLGLLLLVELRWSWDTEPPRWLARVWRFREDALHFFLGGLLSPYTLFYFKSASGLTAFLFLTGVFGLLVANELPRFRARGPVVRMGLFSFCLTSYFAYLLPVVLGYYSGTLFMASVGVSCAATLLITLLVGVWSGDRRRTLRHVALPGLGIQALLVALYLLRAIPPVPLSMLASGIYHGVEVVKGPKGKDYRLLHERAEWRLWEHGDQDFRARSGDRVYFFASVFAPTSFKPQRAGDRGTRLVIRWYHDDPDKGWTQYHAYDDLYLEQGGRERGFRTFAYVTNPRPGDWRVSMETEDGREIGRLSFTVTPDDATAPREFKVDAG; via the coding sequence GTGGCAACCGCGACACCCCGCACCGCTGAAGAGACGGCTCCCCTGGAGCCGGCCGAGACCCCGGCGCCCGTAGGCCCGCTGGGGCTCGTCTCCGAGGCACCCGCCGCCCTCCCTCCCGAGAACGCCGCCGGGACGGGGAGGGCGTCGACGTTGAAGGCGCGGGTGCGGGACTTCCGGGCCCGCCATGCGAAGTGGGAGCTGGCGCTCTTCTTCTTCGCGAGCTTCGCCTACGACATCGCCACGCTGCGGCGCATCGACAACTGGTTCGTGCTCACCAAGCAGGGCCTGTTCCTCGGGGTGCTGGGCCTGCTGCTGCTGGTGGAGCTGCGCTGGAGCTGGGACACGGAGCCGCCGCGGTGGCTCGCCCGGGTGTGGCGCTTCCGCGAGGACGCGCTGCACTTCTTCCTCGGCGGACTGCTCAGCCCCTACACCCTCTTCTATTTCAAGAGCGCCTCCGGACTGACGGCGTTCCTGTTCCTCACGGGCGTCTTCGGGCTGCTGGTGGCCAACGAGCTGCCGCGCTTCCGGGCACGAGGGCCCGTGGTGCGCATGGGGCTCTTCAGCTTCTGCCTCACCTCGTACTTCGCGTACCTGCTGCCGGTGGTGCTCGGCTACTACAGCGGGACGCTGTTCATGGCCTCCGTGGGCGTGTCCTGCGCGGCGACGCTGCTCATCACCCTGTTGGTGGGCGTGTGGAGCGGGGACAGGCGGCGCACGCTGCGGCACGTGGCGTTGCCAGGGCTCGGCATCCAGGCGCTGCTGGTCGCGCTGTACCTGCTGAGGGCCATTCCCCCGGTGCCCCTGTCCATGCTCGCGAGCGGCATCTACCACGGCGTGGAGGTGGTGAAGGGTCCCAAGGGCAAGGACTACCGGCTGCTCCACGAGCGCGCCGAGTGGCGGCTGTGGGAGCACGGGGACCAGGACTTCCGCGCGCGCTCCGGCGACCGCGTCTACTTCTTCGCCAGTGTCTTCGCCCCCACGAGCTTCAAGCCCCAGCGCGCGGGAGACCGGGGCACCCGGCTCGTCATCCGCTGGTACCACGACGATCCGGACAAGGGCTGGACGCAGTACCACGCCTACGACGACCTGTACCTGGAGCAGGGCGGGCGCGAGCGCGGCTTCCGGACGTTCGCGTACGTGACGAATCCCCGGCCCGGTGACTGGCGCGTCTCCATGGAGACCGAGGATGGGCGGGAGATCGGCCGTCTGTCCTTCACGGTGACTCCCGACGACGCCACGGCGCCGCGCGAGTTCAAGGTGGACGCGGGGTGA
- a CDS encoding BolA family protein, with product MLDPNAIRERIVGALPGSEVDVRDTTGTGDHFEARVVSPAFAGKSMVEQHQLVYAPLQDWLKTGELHALALKTYSPEQWKKFGNR from the coding sequence ATGCTTGATCCAAATGCCATCCGCGAGCGGATTGTCGGCGCGCTACCCGGCTCGGAAGTGGACGTGCGCGACACCACGGGGACCGGAGACCACTTCGAGGCCCGGGTGGTGAGCCCCGCCTTCGCGGGCAAGTCCATGGTGGAGCAGCACCAGCTGGTGTATGCGCCGCTGCAGGACTGGCTGAAGACCGGCGAGCTGCACGCGCTGGCCCTGAAGACCTACTCGCCCGAACAGTGGAAGAAGTTCGGCAATCGCTGA